The window ATTATTAGAAGCATGGTTACTTATTATCTTTACAATATGctaaataaaaggaataaaatatGGATAATAAATGTattcaataaaatttaattgttattcattatttcttcATACAGTGTCTGAAGTTCTTCTTTTGATATATTAGCCCACATATTATTCCATTCTTCTTCTGATGGAATGACATCTTTAACTATTTCGAAATATTTGTCAATTGGACAGATCTCATCAGTATTAGCGAATTTATATGGTATCAACTTTTCTGTTGTTCCAGTCCAAAGAAGCatctaataataaataaacacatTAATGTAGATACAATTTATATTACAGAATATTTAAGATATACTAATTTTTTATCCTACTAAAAGTGCATATTCTAACATGTCATACTATTTTTTATTCGTTTGCGATGTGACAGTAATAGTAATTCAGGGTTTAAAAAAGTAGGCATTTACTTTGTTTTGAAAATAACCTCAAGATCTGACATTGATACGAGTGTAATTTAAGATAAATTCAACGAATGCAGAATAAGAATAGTTATTGGAACATATCGTAGATAGAAAATTAAAGATTACTCATTATTAGATTAAAACTTATTTTCTGCAGTGCCGAACTGTTTATCGTAATTTATAAATTGTTTTTAGCTTTATTCTTTTTTACTCAATTTAAATCCATTTTACGTTGAGGCAGTAACAAAGATAACCCGAATTGACTATTCGCCTTGAAACCAGGTGACTACTGCATCCCACATTATTATGTACTTTTGAATATGAATAATTAACCAAACTGGCAAACCATTTGTTCTAAAACTCAAAATATTTTGTACTGATTATGCACATACCAGAATGCGTATACAACGAAAGATACTGCTAGAAAAcagaaacttggaaatagtgaatGCAGAAAAAAACCTAACAAGCAAGTTTTACTACCGAGTCAGAGCATTAAAATCGTAAACATATCAATACCATATTAATGGaatatattattattgtaataatTACCCTAATATATTTTTGGCCAGCCTTGTCaaccaatttttcaaatataatcGCAGATCCATAAGCTGGTAATTCGGGCTCGATAAAATTGTGCGCTCTTACGAATCCTGCGATATTTACTTCATGTCCACTGTACAAATAAATCTTCCTTTGCTTGTCACGCTCTTCGTTAAGTTTCATATTGTCAATGAATCTTTTAACAAGCATACCGCCGTTAAATCGTTTTAATTGTGGCGTGTAAGAACGAATTTCATACTCAAGCTTTACAATTTCCTGAAGCTGTTTAAACACTTCACAGGTGCACCATTTAGGTAACGTAAGATTCATGTTTTCCTGCAAAATTTGTTTTCATTATTGATTCAATTAACAAATTTTGTTAAAGCTTCTACGCACTAGGGATAGCTTATTGAGCAACAATTTAGTCACATaaaaaaatcaattaattttattactgTGTTCAAAAAAGAAGAGAATGAAAAAATATCTTGCAATCATGTAAAATGTACACTTCTCTATAACATTTCGTGAGTAACAAAACTGTCACACAATTTAATATCGCAAGTACGTGTTTAGTTCTCATAATAAACCTTTAATCTTTGTAATTAAATTATACCTGTGCTGCTAACGCATTATAAATTTCATATACTTGATTCGTTTGAGTTATATTTATACCTGTTTCTTCACTAAGAAACTTAAATAGATCGTTATATACAGACACTTTTTTGAGAACTTCatctgaatttttaattttcattagAGCTTCTGAATATCTGTAGAAAAAAACAATATTCTATTATTAAGTAATAAAACAATAAGtcaattttatgtttttaaATGACAGCTACAATAACGAAATAACTATTTCGACAAAATAACGAATTATATTATCAGTATAAAAGTACTAAGGCACATTCGTTCTAAAATTTATCGTATCTGAGATATTTGACTCTGTTCATCCCATTACTTTCATTATAAAAAATTGTCGAAGATATGCTCAATACTTCGAATGAAATGAACAGATAGTGAATATGATGAAATAGCATTGTTGACTTTTCGATGTCTTTGAATGTTAATGTCTCGGGGTCAACTAATGCGAACAATAATTTCATTGTTTTCATTACAGACTTTTAATGATTATTTAATCTTACGAACAGCGAAATTTCCAGTTTCGTTTTTACACAATCTTTCAATGTTTCACATTAAGAATACGTGCGATTTTAATATCCGTTAGCTTGCGAATTTCGTGACtgaatttaattttttcatATTCCCTATAAATGAAAAACATATCCACTTGTTGTTGGAATGAAAATTTGATGTTGCTTATGTTCACTAATCGTAAGTGAGAAACTCAGGCCCACTGTAGACAAACGTTTTTTGCCACCGAGCTTTTGCCAGCCGTAGCGCGTTGTAGCAACAAGGACAATTCCAACAAGGAAAGACATATGAACGCGGCAACTTGGCATTGGCGGTACGTTTGCGTATTTTTAAAAGAACGCAGATCCTGTTTCGCCGCTTTGCGTGAATTTACCGCTACAACTTGCCGCAAACATGCCGCCAAATTGATGCGTTCGTATGCCTTTTCTTGTTTTCCACAACTGAAAATTGGTAAGTATCATTGTTACTGTAACGTGCTGCGGGCAATCGCTGTGGCAGCAAGAAATCGCGTGTCTGCAGCGAGCCTTAATGGCACTAAGAGATGTCGGAATTCCAACAATAAGTTACTATCTACTATTTCTTTTCATTCGAAGTACTAAGCACATCTTCGAACATGTTTTATAATAAAAGTAAAGTAATAGAATGAACAGAGTCAAGTATCTCAGATACAGTAAGTTTTAGAACAAATGTATCTTAGGTCTTAGTGTTAACAAAAAATTGGATATCCCATTTAAAGGAACAAAATTGTCCTCTAGATCTCTTCTACGTCTCCACTTGTAAAAAAATCTATTCATATCACattatgtatttttttaaatctttCAACTCTCACAGGCAACATTTTCGCTTATTGTTTGAAATAACGAATATTCAGATAGATAGTTCGTGAAAAATCTTTGTATAAATCGCAGTTAATTAATTTCTTTACAGATATCACTTCACTATTACAGTTTTAGTTTCTGCTCGTACCGCTATTCTATCTTTTACTCGGATTTTATtataaacatataataaaataaagataaataAATAGAGTTGTGAAATAAAACTTATGCAACCTACATTACAGAGAAATCTGGTTTCATTAGATTATCCACTTTCTCTGGCATATAATGCGTCGGTATAGGTATCCATGGTAATTCCTTATTCCATAATTGTATGGGAATTGGATGATAAAGTCCAGCCAAGACCAATTGAAGTGACACTTTTGTTCGATCCATATCTGTGCTAACCGCATAGACGTCACTGGGGTGATAAATATTTCCCAAGAATTCATTATAACGTTCTCTTAACATTTTTCCGatacaatattccctcatctTTCCTTGCTAAATATAGCTATAATTAGTCATACATCTTTTTGTATGTGTACTTCTTTAACACTGTATACTTACGTTCGTCAACTGTGCCAGGCCCCATGGTTCATAAGTTGACAAGTTGTAAGAATCTTTCGGCCACAGTTCTTTTTCTCGTGGAGTTCGTTCTCCATGTCTGAATAACTGGTCAAATTTAAAAAACTTGATGAAAGggatacatatataaataatggaattaaatatttgtttaatTTTGACAATGTTCGTAAACTAGTAGAATCTCCATTTTAAATATGTTTACGCTTTTAACTTGTAACATATTAATAGAAGAAAGACATGaagaaat is drawn from Calliopsis andreniformis isolate RMS-2024a chromosome 1, iyCalAndr_principal, whole genome shotgun sequence and contains these coding sequences:
- the LOC143178864 gene encoding venom acid phosphatase Acph-1 isoform X3, which produces MADTSIFLNIGNSEHSELRLELVQVLFRHGERTPREKELWPKDSYNLSTYEPWGLAQLTNQGKMREYCIGKMLRERYNEFLGNIYHPSDVYAVSTDMDRTKVSLQLVLAGLYHPIPIQLWNKELPWIPIPTHYMPEKVDNLMKPDFSVIYSEALMKIKNSDEVLKKVSVYNDLFKFLSEETGINITQTNQVYEIYNALAAQENMNLTLPKWCTCEVFKQLQEIVKLEYEIRSYTPQLKRFNGGMLVKRFIDNMKLNEERDKQRKIYLYSGHEVNIAGFVRAHNFIEPELPAYGSAIIFEKLVDKAGQKYIRMLLWTGTTEKLIPYKFANTDEICPIDKYFEIVKDVIPSEEEWNNMWANISKEELQTLYEEIMNNN
- the LOC143178864 gene encoding venom acid phosphatase Acph-1 isoform X1 — translated: MIYTQLILTSFILVLGIFLNIGNSEHSELRLELVQVLFRHGERTPREKELWPKDSYNLSTYEPWGLAQLTNQGKMREYCIGKMLRERYNEFLGNIYHPSDVYAVSTDMDRTKVSLQLVLAGLYHPIPIQLWNKELPWIPIPTHYMPEKVDNLMKPDFSVIYSEALMKIKNSDEVLKKVSVYNDLFKFLSEETGINITQTNQVYEIYNALAAQENMNLTLPKWCTCEVFKQLQEIVKLEYEIRSYTPQLKRFNGGMLVKRFIDNMKLNEERDKQRKIYLYSGHEVNIAGFVRAHNFIEPELPAYGSAIIFEKLVDKAGQKYIRMLLWTGTTEKLIPYKFANTDEICPIDKYFEIVKDVIPSEEEWNNMWANISKEELQTLYEEIMNNN
- the LOC143178864 gene encoding venom acid phosphatase Acph-1 isoform X2 — its product is MSTSKQSIFLNIGNSEHSELRLELVQVLFRHGERTPREKELWPKDSYNLSTYEPWGLAQLTNQGKMREYCIGKMLRERYNEFLGNIYHPSDVYAVSTDMDRTKVSLQLVLAGLYHPIPIQLWNKELPWIPIPTHYMPEKVDNLMKPDFSVIYSEALMKIKNSDEVLKKVSVYNDLFKFLSEETGINITQTNQVYEIYNALAAQENMNLTLPKWCTCEVFKQLQEIVKLEYEIRSYTPQLKRFNGGMLVKRFIDNMKLNEERDKQRKIYLYSGHEVNIAGFVRAHNFIEPELPAYGSAIIFEKLVDKAGQKYIRMLLWTGTTEKLIPYKFANTDEICPIDKYFEIVKDVIPSEEEWNNMWANISKEELQTLYEEIMNNN
- the LOC143178864 gene encoding venom acid phosphatase Acph-1 isoform X4, with the protein product MREYCIGKMLRERYNEFLGNIYHPSDVYAVSTDMDRTKVSLQLVLAGLYHPIPIQLWNKELPWIPIPTHYMPEKVDNLMKPDFSVIYSEALMKIKNSDEVLKKVSVYNDLFKFLSEETGINITQTNQVYEIYNALAAQENMNLTLPKWCTCEVFKQLQEIVKLEYEIRSYTPQLKRFNGGMLVKRFIDNMKLNEERDKQRKIYLYSGHEVNIAGFVRAHNFIEPELPAYGSAIIFEKLVDKAGQKYIRMLLWTGTTEKLIPYKFANTDEICPIDKYFEIVKDVIPSEEEWNNMWANISKEELQTLYEEIMNNN